A single region of the Bacillus cereus genome encodes:
- a CDS encoding ArsR/SmtB family transcription factor has product MIEMNKQEQLNIIKKDFIDSQKVLLAIGDETRQSILLVLMETECQTGLRVGEITKQTHLSRPAVSHHLKILREAGIILMRKEGTKNFYYIDIRTKLGLLKNLVLDIEKLLQNFY; this is encoded by the coding sequence GTGATTGAAATGAATAAACAAGAACAATTAAATATTATAAAAAAAGATTTTATTGATTCTCAAAAAGTATTATTGGCAATTGGTGATGAAACGCGTCAATCTATTTTATTAGTTCTAATGGAAACGGAATGTCAAACAGGATTACGTGTAGGAGAAATCACGAAGCAAACACACCTTTCCCGTCCAGCAGTATCACATCACCTTAAGATTTTACGAGAAGCTGGCATTATTTTAATGAGAAAAGAAGGTACAAAGAACTTTTATTATATTGACATACGTACAAAATTAGGATTATTAAAAAACCTTGTATTAGATATTGAGAAGCTACTGCAAAACTTTTATTAA
- a CDS encoding protein adenylyltransferase SelO, translating into MTKNNEAGWNLDNSYATLPQSFYTDIPPTPVSSPELVKLNHSLAISLGFNPEELKKEAEIAVFAGNALPEGAHPLAQAYAGHQFGHFNMLGDGRALLIGEQITPSGKRFDIQLKGSGPTPYSRRGDGRAALGPMLREYIISEAMYALDIPTTRSLAVVTTGEPTYRETKLPGAILTRVASSHIRVGTFQYAAARGSIEDLQSLADYTIKRHYPEIEAHENRYTALLQKVIKGQASLIAKWQLVGFIHGVMNTDNITISGETIDYGPCAFMDSYDQGTVFSSIDTQGRYAYGNQPYMAAWDLARLAESLIPILHEDEEEALKIAQDEISKFSVQYENQWFIGMKKKLGLFGEDEQDKVLIEQLLKMMEKYKADYTNTFRSLTLDTIENTALFESPEFKEWYKLWQSRLERQEESKENAYEMMKNNNPSIIPRNHRVEEALEAAVTNDDYSVMEKLLEALSNPYAYSTDQEEYCIPPAPTNRPYRTFCGT; encoded by the coding sequence ATGACTAAAAATAATGAAGCAGGTTGGAATTTAGACAATAGTTATGCTACTTTACCACAATCATTTTATACAGACATCCCCCCTACTCCCGTAAGTTCACCGGAGTTAGTTAAACTAAACCATTCATTAGCAATATCTCTTGGCTTTAATCCGGAAGAATTGAAGAAAGAAGCCGAAATTGCCGTTTTTGCTGGTAATGCACTCCCAGAAGGAGCTCACCCATTAGCTCAAGCATATGCCGGTCATCAATTCGGACATTTTAATATGTTAGGCGACGGTCGTGCTCTTTTAATTGGTGAACAAATTACTCCTTCAGGAAAACGTTTTGACATTCAGCTAAAAGGTTCTGGCCCTACTCCGTATTCACGCCGAGGAGATGGTCGTGCTGCACTCGGTCCGATGCTACGTGAATATATTATTAGCGAAGCAATGTATGCACTTGATATTCCGACTACTCGCAGTTTAGCAGTTGTCACAACAGGCGAACCAACATATCGTGAAACAAAGTTACCTGGAGCAATTTTAACTAGAGTCGCTAGTAGCCATATACGCGTCGGCACATTTCAATATGCTGCAGCCCGCGGATCTATCGAGGATCTTCAATCACTAGCGGACTATACAATAAAAAGACATTATCCAGAAATTGAAGCTCATGAAAACCGATATACTGCATTACTACAAAAAGTTATTAAAGGACAAGCAAGTCTTATCGCAAAATGGCAACTTGTTGGATTTATTCACGGTGTAATGAACACTGACAATATAACAATTAGCGGAGAAACGATCGATTACGGCCCTTGTGCATTTATGGATAGTTACGACCAAGGAACCGTATTCAGCTCTATTGATACACAAGGTCGCTACGCATATGGAAATCAGCCATATATGGCCGCATGGGACCTCGCGCGACTAGCTGAATCTTTAATACCGATCTTACACGAAGATGAAGAAGAAGCATTAAAGATTGCTCAAGACGAAATTTCAAAATTTAGTGTCCAGTATGAAAACCAGTGGTTCATTGGAATGAAAAAGAAATTAGGACTATTTGGCGAAGACGAACAAGACAAAGTGCTTATTGAGCAACTTTTAAAAATGATGGAGAAATATAAAGCGGATTACACAAATACATTCCGTTCTTTAACTCTTGATACGATCGAAAATACAGCTCTATTTGAAAGTCCTGAATTTAAAGAATGGTACAAACTGTGGCAATCTCGATTAGAAAGACAAGAGGAATCGAAAGAAAACGCCTACGAAATGATGAAAAATAATAACCCATCAATCATCCCAAGGAACCACCGTGTAGAAGAAGCACTAGAAGCAGCTGTTACAAATGACGACTATAGCGTAATGGAGAAACTTCTTGAAGCTTTATCAAACCCTTATGCGTATTCTACAGATCAAGAAGAATACTGCATTCCGCCTGCGCCGACGAATCGTCCTTATCGTACTTTTTGTGGAACTTGA
- a CDS encoding NADP-dependent oxidoreductase, translating into MKAMIIDRYGKVPMRMTEIPTPEINEYEVLAEIHTASINPIDFKIRDGKVKMLLKYEMPLILGNDFSGVIVKVGAKVTNFKVGDEIYARPRKNKIGTFAEYIAVHEDDIALKPKNLTFEEAASIPLVGLTSYQALHDIMQLQKGQKILIHAGSGGVGTFAIQLAKIMGATVTTTASEAGANLVKSLGADEIINYKTENFEEILTNYDAVFDTIGGTTLEKSFNIIKSEGNIVSVSGMPNARFGKEFGSGFFKTLLFSLASKKLTSLEKKHNAQYSFLFMKPSGDQLRTIANYIEAGKIKPVIDRVFPFEDAQKAMEYSESGRAKGKIIVKMK; encoded by the coding sequence ATGAAAGCAATGATAATTGATAGATATGGAAAAGTCCCAATGCGTATGACAGAGATACCTACTCCTGAAATAAATGAGTATGAGGTGCTCGCAGAAATTCATACGGCTAGTATTAATCCAATTGATTTTAAAATACGCGATGGAAAAGTGAAGATGTTGCTTAAATATGAAATGCCCCTAATCCTTGGTAATGACTTTTCCGGTGTTATCGTAAAGGTTGGGGCAAAAGTGACTAACTTTAAAGTCGGTGATGAAATATATGCACGCCCAAGAAAAAATAAGATTGGTACTTTCGCGGAATATATAGCCGTTCATGAGGATGATATAGCCTTAAAACCAAAAAATTTAACTTTTGAGGAAGCTGCTTCGATTCCACTCGTTGGCTTAACATCATATCAAGCATTACATGACATCATGCAATTACAAAAAGGACAAAAGATTTTAATTCACGCTGGATCCGGTGGTGTTGGTACTTTTGCTATTCAATTAGCAAAAATAATGGGCGCCACTGTTACAACGACTGCTAGTGAGGCTGGTGCGAATTTAGTAAAATCTCTTGGCGCAGATGAAATTATTAATTATAAAACTGAGAATTTTGAAGAAATACTAACAAATTATGATGCAGTATTTGATACAATCGGTGGTACAACACTTGAAAAATCATTCAATATTATAAAAAGCGAAGGCAACATTGTTTCCGTTTCAGGAATGCCAAATGCTCGATTCGGTAAAGAATTCGGTTCAGGATTTTTCAAAACACTCTTATTTTCATTAGCAAGTAAAAAACTTACTTCACTTGAAAAAAAACATAATGCTCAATATTCATTTTTATTTATGAAGCCAAGCGGAGATCAATTACGTACTATTGCAAACTATATTGAAGCTGGAAAAATCAAACCTGTAATCGATCGAGTTTTCCCTTTTGAAGATGCTCAAAAAGCAATGGAATATTCAGAGTCTGGAAGAGCGAAGGGGAAAATAATTGTAAAAATGAAATAA